In Frondihabitans sp. PAMC 28766, a genomic segment contains:
- a CDS encoding MFS transporter: MATASSTRTAPEGAFDRRLLAPMMLGSILNPINSSIIAVALVPIAQAFGAPASQTAWLISALYLATSIGQPLVGRLVDTFGPSRLFLIGASLTAIAGLLGALAPSIGVLIVARVILGFGTCAGYPASMYLIRSEAKRTGIKSPAGILTALAVSTQTIAVIGPTLGGLLIGIGGWRATLAINVPLGLVTLVLGALILPRHTALETESDRDGSRVRVRIDILGILLFAATLVSLLLFLMNLRVSDLPLLGTAVLAGAAFTLRELRAGDPFIDVRVFAGNAPLLLTYARALLTATVSYCFLYGFTQWLEDGRGLSPSVAGLLLLPVFGLAILVSTLTGRRPEIRGKLLVGSVAQIVLCVLLLFVHADVAIWFLVVIALVTGLPQGLNNLAIQNALYFQADPQRMGASAGLLRTFSYLGAIFASSATGSFFGARADTGGLHELALFMLGAAVVFFAITLADRSLARISRENAAKVGAGASA, from the coding sequence ATGGCCACCGCATCGAGCACCCGCACCGCCCCCGAAGGCGCCTTCGACCGGCGCCTCCTCGCCCCGATGATGCTGGGGTCGATCCTCAACCCCATCAACTCGTCGATCATCGCGGTCGCACTCGTGCCGATCGCCCAGGCGTTCGGCGCCCCCGCGTCGCAGACGGCCTGGCTCATCTCGGCCCTCTACCTCGCCACGTCGATCGGCCAGCCGCTGGTCGGGCGCCTCGTCGACACCTTCGGCCCCAGCCGCCTCTTCCTCATCGGGGCGAGCCTCACGGCGATTGCAGGTCTCCTCGGCGCCCTCGCCCCGAGCATCGGCGTGCTGATCGTCGCCCGCGTGATCCTCGGCTTCGGCACCTGCGCCGGCTACCCCGCCTCGATGTACCTGATCCGCAGCGAGGCCAAGCGCACCGGGATCAAAAGCCCGGCCGGCATCCTCACCGCCCTCGCCGTCTCGACGCAGACGATCGCCGTCATCGGGCCGACCCTCGGCGGCCTGCTCATCGGCATCGGCGGGTGGCGCGCGACACTCGCCATCAACGTGCCGCTCGGCCTCGTGACGCTGGTGCTCGGCGCGCTGATCCTGCCGCGCCACACTGCGCTCGAGACCGAATCCGATCGGGACGGCAGCCGGGTGCGAGTGCGCATCGACATCCTCGGCATCCTGCTGTTCGCCGCCACGCTGGTCTCGCTGCTGCTGTTCTTGATGAACCTGCGGGTGAGCGACCTGCCCTTGCTCGGCACAGCCGTCCTCGCGGGCGCGGCGTTCACCCTGCGCGAGCTGCGAGCCGGCGACCCGTTCATCGACGTCCGGGTGTTCGCGGGCAACGCGCCGCTGCTGCTCACCTACGCGCGCGCTCTGCTGACTGCCACCGTCAGCTACTGCTTCCTCTACGGCTTCACCCAGTGGCTGGAAGACGGCCGCGGGCTGTCGCCGTCGGTCGCAGGCCTCCTGCTACTGCCGGTCTTCGGCCTCGCGATCCTCGTCTCGACGCTCACCGGTCGGCGCCCCGAGATCCGAGGCAAGCTGCTGGTCGGGTCGGTCGCGCAGATCGTGCTCTGCGTCCTGCTGCTGTTCGTTCACGCCGACGTCGCGATCTGGTTCCTGGTCGTGATCGCGCTGGTCACCGGCCTGCCGCAGGGGCTCAACAACCTCGCGATCCAGAACGCCCTCTACTTCCAGGCCGACCCCCAGCGCATGGGGGCCTCGGCCGGGTTGCTGCGCACCTTCTCGTATCTGGGGGCGATCTTCGCGTCGTCGGCCACCGGCTCGTTCTTCGGGGCCCGCGCCGACACCGGAGGGCTGCACGAGCTGGCGCTGTTCATGCTCGGCGCCGCCGTCGTCTTCTTCGCCATCACCCTGGCCGACAGGTCGCTGGCACGCATCAGCCGCGAGAACGCGGCGAAGGTGGGGGCGGGCGCCTCGGCGTAG
- a CDS encoding citrate synthase yields MQLPRLSTAQAAARLGVKPQTLYAYVSRGVITSEHSEGGSTFDALAVEALADSRRPRAPAAGTGTGPAFRADTGRPLMVIDSPLTLIRDDDLFFRGQRASDLARTASFEQAVEILWQSGAGGDVAFSPDRQIVSRARLAGDLLGPSAHLVDRLAATVLIAASYDPLRADLARDAVFSAGRRLIGELVGALPLRGEAAPADASLARHLWSRLSAVSPTDDDVRLLDSVLVLSMDHDLATSTLAARVAASARATPYAALGAALGAADSSLHGAASTAAVALLRESMESGQPERALASRIRAAQGLPGFGHLLYRERDPRADFVFEALRRLPRFRTAATAAGRLSAIVRSRLPRPANLDLALAVVAIGAEMPDDAGQVVFAVARTAGGSRTSSTNTSRHRCGCGPSRDTPGWSHPADRPGHAAGFAHLLSSDFTVRDTQSRLCIWPPHRAPAPPPKAPSTGASSPR; encoded by the coding sequence ATGCAGCTGCCGCGCCTCTCGACTGCTCAGGCCGCCGCACGCCTCGGCGTCAAGCCGCAGACGCTCTACGCCTACGTCTCACGCGGGGTGATCACGAGCGAACACTCAGAGGGCGGCTCGACTTTCGACGCGCTGGCGGTCGAGGCGCTGGCCGATTCCCGTCGGCCGCGCGCTCCGGCCGCGGGCACCGGCACAGGCCCTGCCTTTCGGGCCGACACCGGGCGGCCACTCATGGTCATCGACAGCCCGCTGACGCTGATCCGCGACGACGACCTCTTCTTCCGCGGGCAGCGCGCGAGCGACCTGGCCCGCACGGCGTCGTTCGAGCAGGCCGTCGAGATCCTGTGGCAATCAGGCGCAGGAGGCGACGTGGCGTTCTCGCCCGACCGCCAGATCGTCTCGCGCGCCCGTCTCGCCGGCGACCTGCTGGGCCCGTCGGCTCACCTGGTGGACCGCCTGGCCGCGACCGTGCTGATCGCCGCGTCGTACGATCCGCTACGCGCCGACCTCGCCCGCGACGCCGTTTTCTCGGCCGGTCGACGTCTCATCGGCGAGCTGGTCGGCGCCCTGCCCCTTCGCGGTGAGGCTGCCCCGGCCGACGCCTCGCTCGCTCGGCACCTGTGGTCGCGGCTGAGCGCCGTCAGCCCGACGGACGACGACGTGCGCCTGCTCGACTCCGTGCTGGTCCTGTCGATGGACCACGACCTGGCCACGAGCACGCTCGCCGCGCGAGTAGCCGCATCCGCTCGAGCGACTCCGTACGCCGCTCTCGGCGCAGCGCTGGGCGCGGCCGACAGCAGTCTGCACGGGGCTGCCAGCACAGCGGCCGTGGCGCTGTTGCGCGAGAGCATGGAGTCGGGGCAGCCCGAGCGCGCCCTGGCCTCGAGGATCCGCGCCGCCCAGGGGCTGCCGGGCTTCGGCCATCTGCTCTACCGCGAGCGCGACCCGCGAGCCGACTTCGTCTTCGAGGCGCTGCGGCGACTGCCGCGCTTCCGAACTGCCGCGACGGCAGCAGGCCGGCTTTCGGCGATCGTCCGTTCTCGGCTGCCTCGACCGGCGAACCTCGATCTGGCCCTGGCGGTCGTCGCGATCGGCGCCGAGATGCCCGACGACGCCGGCCAGGTGGTCTTCGCCGTCGCCCGCACGGCGGGTGGCTCGCGCACATCGTCGACGAATACGAGCAGGCACCGCTGCGGATGCGGCCCGAGTCGCGATACACCGGGGTGGAGCCACCCGGCTGACCGGCCCGGTCATGCGGCCGGTTTCGCACATTTACTAAGCTCAGACTTCACAGTTCGTGATACACAGTCTAGACTGTGCATATGGCCACCGCATCGAGCACCCGCACCGCCCCCGAAGGCGCCTTCGACCGGCGCCTCCTCGCCCCGATGA
- a CDS encoding citrate/2-methylcitrate synthase, with product MTTSTRMDDRLIDVPRGLANVVVTETELSDVRGHEGFYHYRQYPATELAATRSVEEVWSLLLDGALPDAATAEGFRGRIGRERSLSPTLSAILPSLVQTTSRGTRPEPLAALRAALAIEGAERGLRPLYDLTEAERRDDLVALAASVPTMIAALSRLAQGLEPIEPDPSLGYVADYLRMIHGSEARPEIVDALSVYLVAAIDHGFNASTFTARVIASTGADAAACLVGGLASLSGPLHGGAPSRALDTLDAIGTVDRIDEWIVARLEAGERIMGFGHPVYRTEDPRSALLKRVAQGFGGSRVDFAIAVEERVPVLLEHYKPGRALHTNLEWYAAIVMELCGLDRELFTPTFAAARVLGWTANVLEQARDPKIIRPAARYVGPEPVRPGSTRSAATAATAATAATAGTAGTTRPSGSAGSTR from the coding sequence ATGACCACATCGACGCGGATGGACGACCGGCTGATCGACGTGCCCCGGGGGCTCGCCAACGTCGTCGTGACCGAGACCGAGCTCAGCGACGTGCGAGGGCACGAGGGCTTCTATCACTACCGCCAATACCCCGCGACCGAGCTCGCGGCGACTCGGTCGGTGGAGGAGGTGTGGAGCCTGCTGCTCGACGGGGCACTGCCCGACGCCGCCACGGCCGAGGGGTTCCGGGGCAGGATCGGGCGCGAGCGCTCGCTGTCTCCGACTCTGTCGGCGATCCTGCCGTCACTCGTCCAGACGACGTCTCGTGGCACTCGGCCCGAGCCGCTCGCAGCCCTGCGCGCGGCACTCGCGATCGAGGGGGCTGAGCGCGGGCTGCGCCCTCTCTACGACCTGACCGAGGCCGAGCGGCGCGACGATCTCGTGGCGCTCGCCGCGTCGGTGCCGACCATGATCGCGGCGCTGTCGCGGCTCGCTCAGGGGCTCGAGCCGATCGAGCCCGACCCGTCGCTCGGCTATGTCGCCGACTATCTGCGGATGATCCACGGCAGCGAGGCACGGCCCGAGATCGTCGACGCGCTCTCGGTCTATCTCGTCGCCGCGATCGACCACGGCTTCAATGCGTCGACCTTCACGGCCCGCGTCATCGCCTCGACCGGAGCCGACGCCGCGGCCTGCCTGGTGGGCGGGCTCGCCTCGCTGTCGGGCCCGCTGCACGGCGGCGCGCCCAGCCGCGCCCTGGACACCCTCGATGCGATCGGCACGGTCGACCGCATCGACGAGTGGATCGTCGCGCGGCTCGAAGCGGGCGAGCGCATCATGGGCTTCGGTCACCCCGTCTACCGCACCGAAGATCCCCGGTCGGCGCTGCTCAAGCGTGTCGCACAGGGCTTCGGCGGGTCGCGGGTCGACTTCGCCATCGCAGTCGAAGAGCGAGTGCCGGTGCTGCTCGAGCACTACAAGCCGGGGCGGGCGCTCCACACGAACCTGGAGTGGTACGCGGCGATCGTGATGGAGCTCTGCGGCCTCGATCGCGAGCTGTTCACGCCGACGTTCGCCGCGGCCCGCGTGCTCGGCTGGACGGCCAACGTGCTCGAGCAGGCGCGCGACCCCAAGATCATCCGGCCTGCGGCCCGCTACGTGGGCCCCGAGCCGGTGCGGCCCGGCTCTACTCGCTCGGCCGCCACGGCCGCCACGGCCGCCACGGCCGCCACGGCCGGCACGGCCGGCACGACCCGCCCCAGCGGCTCGGCCGGCTCGACTCGCTAG
- a CDS encoding PhzF family phenazine biosynthesis protein, whose translation MSSIVDVQVVRVFCDAEGGFGNELGIVVSSAATEGREQQIALELGFSETVFVESVTEASQDAEAVATIRIFTPARELPFAGHPSVGTAWWLASTGRPVAALREKAGDVTVRLDPSDPALVRVRAHISWAPAFDWYELASPADVDAVDATSVTEGHAYYYAWVDEARGLVRSRMFAPSMGIVEDEATGAAAVALTGRLERDLTVEQGRGSRIVTTWLGQGRVEVGGRTVWDRAIALPLD comes from the coding sequence ATGAGCAGCATCGTCGACGTGCAGGTGGTCCGGGTCTTCTGCGATGCCGAAGGCGGGTTCGGCAACGAACTCGGCATCGTCGTCTCCTCCGCGGCGACCGAGGGCCGCGAGCAGCAGATCGCGCTCGAGCTCGGTTTCAGCGAAACGGTCTTCGTTGAGAGTGTGACCGAGGCGTCGCAGGATGCCGAGGCGGTCGCCACGATCCGCATCTTCACGCCGGCCCGCGAGCTGCCTTTCGCCGGCCACCCGAGCGTGGGCACGGCCTGGTGGCTGGCCTCGACAGGTCGCCCCGTGGCGGCGCTGCGCGAGAAGGCGGGTGACGTGACGGTGCGGCTCGACCCGTCCGATCCTGCGCTCGTCAGAGTCAGGGCACACATCTCATGGGCGCCCGCCTTCGACTGGTACGAGCTCGCCTCGCCGGCTGACGTCGACGCCGTCGACGCCACCTCGGTGACCGAGGGTCACGCCTACTACTACGCGTGGGTCGACGAGGCCCGGGGCCTCGTGCGCTCGCGCATGTTCGCGCCGAGCATGGGCATCGTCGAAGACGAGGCGACGGGTGCCGCTGCAGTCGCGCTGACCGGCCGTCTCGAACGCGACCTCACGGTCGAGCAGGGTCGCGGGTCACGGATCGTCACTACGTGGCTCGGCCAGGGCCGCGTCGAGGTCGGGGGCCGCACGGTGTGGGACCGCGCCATCGCGCTGCCCCTCGACTAG
- a CDS encoding DUF4383 domain-containing protein, with product MTTATGTATASRARKANAKGPAQYAALVVAIFLIVIGIIGFIPGIVPHLDQITFAGPFSGAFVFNVFQTSILQNIVHIVFGLAGLGAIGRRKNATMYIAGMSFMFGVLWLYGLLFGNSDFGGNIFPFNPADFSFNIGLSIALGITGLATSQLALFGSDYEVDD from the coding sequence ATGACCACTGCCACCGGCACCGCCACTGCCTCGCGCGCGCGCAAGGCCAACGCCAAAGGCCCCGCTCAGTACGCAGCGCTCGTCGTCGCCATCTTCCTGATCGTGATCGGCATCATCGGCTTCATCCCCGGCATCGTTCCCCACCTCGACCAGATCACGTTCGCGGGCCCCTTCTCGGGCGCGTTCGTCTTCAACGTCTTCCAGACGTCGATCCTGCAGAACATCGTGCACATCGTCTTCGGCCTCGCCGGCCTCGGCGCCATCGGCCGCCGGAAGAACGCGACGATGTACATCGCGGGCATGAGCTTCATGTTCGGCGTGCTGTGGCTGTACGGCCTGCTCTTCGGCAACAGCGACTTCGGCGGCAACATCTTCCCGTTCAACCCCGCCGACTTCTCCTTCAACATCGGCCTGAGCATCGCTCTCGGCATCACCGGCCTCGCCACCAGCCAGCTGGCCCTCTTCGGCAGCGACTACGAGGTCGACGACTGA